TTCTTTCTCGCTTACTTCCAGGATACAGGTTCTGCCCTACTGAGGAACAGTTGATCTGCTATTATCTATACCAGAAGGTCCGTGGATGTTTACCCAGCGAAGCCGCCACCATGATCAAGGACTACAATCTTGACGGTGGAGAAGAACCCTGGGAAATATTCAACAAGCTCGCAGGTCACAAGGAAGGTGATAatgttctctatttttttacaacattgGGTAAAAAAACACTCAATTGTACTAAGAGGATGAGTAGAACTGTTGGTACTAATGGTGGTACGTGGCATGGTGGCAGCGTTGATGTAGTGAAATCTAGACGAGATAATAGAGATATTGTTATAGGAATGAGGAGAAGATTCCTTTACCAGAACCATCGACGACCAGACCAGCATGGTCGTTGGATACTGATGCAGTATGGTTCAGAATCTATTTCTGGAAACGTTGTGATCTGTAAACTTAAGATCAGTAGTGACCATGGTCTTAAAGAATCAAGAAAAAGGAAGTCGATGGATTATTCGTCAGAAGTTATTCAAAGAAATATCAATATTGATGCGGCAATCAACTCAGGACCTACAATGGCACAATTAACACATCAAGAACCGCGGCAGATTATCCAAAATCAGGAGATGTGGCCTCTGGTGGGAACTGTTTCAATTGAGGACAATGGAGGTTCCTCAGCTACTGGAGATACTTTCTATAGTATTCAGAATATGGGGCTTGAGGCGCCGGAAATTGTCAACATCGAACCTGCCTTGCGATTCCAGCCTCAGCAAGCAAACTTCATTCAAGAACCAATGATTAGTGAACATCAACAGATGGCGTTTGCAAGTTTCAGTGATAATCAGAAGGTGCTTCAGTCAGAAGCTGTCTTTGATGGTTATGGAAGGAGCCAGAATATTGTTGAGAGTTTCTACGAGCATCCAATAATCAGCTTTGAACCTATAACACCGCTCGCCGAAGAATCTATCATCATCGAAAATGAGGAGACCATGGGGCTTGCAACTTTCTCTACAGAAGATTATTTTGAGAATGGAGCAGCAACCGTCAACATTGAGCCAACGACAGCTAATGAAAATCAACAGATGGCGCTTGCAAGCTACAATGGTGATGAAGGGGTTTGTCCGGCTGGTGATAATGCGGTAACTACTGAGGATGCAGCACCAGCAGTGAGTGCTATCCCTGTTATGGATGCTGGCTTGATCGAGTACTTGAAGAATGAGACCAACTGGTTTGCTAATTTCTAAGCATTGTtaatggaggaggaggattccTACCTAGATTACCAGATTTAAGGAGCTTATGGTCACGAAGATGGAAACCTATTTCTCTATGGAGTATTGATTTTCCAcgcagtttttaatttttttaatgtatagtaTTATTAGTTAAACAAAAGCTGTAAACTTTTATTTACCCATCAATCAATATAttagtatttttcttctttgttgtgtttattattattattatttgttttaaaattattcatcatatttttttttattaacatgaaatatactaaaaaatattaaaacctgatttgattttttatttttaaaaataagattttttttactaatatgggttaaattattttattttttaatataaataaattttaaaattaatttggttaagatgttgtttgtttttgtattttaaaaaaattaaaatattattttttaaattaatatttgtttagtaattttagattattttaatgtgtaatattaaaaataatttttcaaaaataaaaaaataattttaatatatttttaaataaaaaaatattttaaaaagtctaAACACACTCCCCAAACTGATCAACTTGATCATGGGTCATCCCGCAGTTTAGCTGATAGATTTTAATTGGACtgtttctttccttccttctttaTCTAGGGTTTATGTGATTGCAAATTAGGATTTCCGAGAAAGAGCAAGCAAACAATTACAAATGGCTCTTCGTGTCTCTGTACCAATttcctcttcatcttctttataTGGCGTTCCATCAACCAGGGTCACTCTTGGTCTCCCATGTAAGTCTCTCTCTATCGCCAATTTTAGCTCCTACTCTGTTCGTAGGAAAGATGATGAAAAGGGAAAACAGGGGGCTTGGTGAAGAAAAtggaaaggaatattttttttcctttttgggttttctttcaAACACGATTTGTGCATTTTCCATTGTTTGGTTGAACTTGTAGATTTTAGGTATCCTGGTTTTGCCTCATCCAATTTCCTTTCAGTGCCtacttttggttttatttatacTCTGAAATCCATGGATTGGTACTGGTTTTCAGCTTGCAGGCTACCCATTGGTGTGCTCTCAAAGTCTTTTGATGGAATTTGCTTAAGCACCCCCGTGGGAAAGGGTTTAATGACAGTTAAGGCGTTGTCTGACAGTAAGGGGACAAGTCCAGATAGTGGGCAACCTGTGTCTGAAAGTGATGATGAAGAGGAGGATGTGGTTCTTGATAAAATTCCTTTGGATTCAAAGCTGCAGCTGAAGCTTGAGCacaagatgaagatgaagttgGGGAAGAAGATAAGGCTTAGGAGTAAGAAGCTTGATCGGAAGCGAGGGATGAGGAAGAGGGGACAGTGGCCACCATCAAAAGTAAA
The Populus nigra chromosome 3, ddPopNigr1.1, whole genome shotgun sequence genome window above contains:
- the LOC133688805 gene encoding large ribosomal subunit protein cL37-like yields the protein MALRVSVPISSSSSLYGVPSTRVTLGLPSCRLPIGVLSKSFDGICLSTPVGKGLMTVKALSDSKGTSPDSGQPVSESDDEEEDVVLDKIPLDSKLQLKLEHKMKMKLGKKIRLRSKKLDRKRGMRKRGQWPPSKVNKLKNV